The genomic stretch ggtGTGGATATCCGCGCTGAGATTTCCTGCACTAATCCGGTGCACCTGAACGTGCACACTTTCATCCCACAGCAGAGGATTCCACTGAttagctgctgctctctgactgATGAAATCCTGCTGTCGGGTTAAATGATCAAACTCTGATGCAGCCAATCAATAAAACACCACAACGCTGTGATGCAACGGCCTGATATGAACGCCATAAATATGTCTGGAGGCCAAATGAGATCCAGATGTGTTTCCTGTGAAGTTAAGTTTGCTGAAATAATTGGTCAAAAAATGATCATGACCCCAAAGAAATGTCaattattcctttaatgttGAGGTTTTGTGGATGGGCCTGGTGTCAAAAtctagttttaataaataaaaaaatgtacctttGACCTTTTACTCTGCAGAACACAATGTGATCAAAAAGCTCTGTTTTATCTTTTCActacttttaaaatgatgattttGTGCTAACATGTTGCTGGTTCTTAAATTACTTAGTTTAGGAAAACAAGGTGAGAGCTCACAGATTAATCCCAGAGAAGGAAGAAGGACAAAGAACTTTTACctaaactttattattattattattattattattattattattattattatattttggtttAATGATATAAGTCTGCAAAGTCCTTAAAAATATTGTGGTgtcaaaagtacaatatttatctctGAGATGTATAAGTACAGATGTATAAGTACAGAATACTcaagtacataaataaatattgataaagTTGTGCTTAGTAAAAATACATTGATGcagactttctttctttctattgaATTTAATGATGCAGTATTTACCTGCTagatgtagtagagtaaaaagtacaatatttaagtATAAAGTttcataaaatagaaatactcgaGTAAAGTACAAGTCTCTAAAGACACAATAAATATTGATATGTGAAGTAAAAATACACGATGGATTCATACTTTTTAAACCTTTAGAACTCGTGTATCATCAGAACCACATCTGGAGCTAAATGTGCTTGTCTTTGTTGAACTGTGCTTGtcacagtgttgttgttgttgttgttggtggtgctGAGTGTTAACGTGTAGGCTGTGATGTTCCAGTCATCAATAGAGCCGATCCATACACTCTGATTCTGATCATTTGTgtccactgccatcagactgtacaacaacaacagcggagaccacagtctgtcatcacccccccatgtggatatactgtacattctcttattttatttgtattcttattttttattttattctatttttattttcttgtataatatgttgtatttattatctgtttctgtgtagttgagctgctgcaacacccgaatttcccgaatattttgatgatttatATCCCGTCACCTCTCGTCTATATTCCTTAGAACtcaaaacaagcagaaaaacttaataatataataataatataataataataataataataataaataataataataataataataataataataataataatataataatataataataataatataataataatactactaataataataataataataataatactactactaataataataataataataataataataataataataataataataataatacaatactaataatataataatataataataataacaacaataataataataataacaataatattataataataataataataataataataatataataataataataaggtgtTGGAGTGGCTGCTGGGTTTAAGTAAACAAACAGCTGGTTTCTCTCCACAGgttcctttaaagaaaacagctgttataagatcaaacacacacacacacacaccacacacacacacacacacacacacacacacacacacacacacacacacacacacacacacctttcttgAACTCCTCCAGCATGGCGTCCAGCTTGGTGTCGTGGAACACAAAGTGCACCGGGTGGTTGTAGAACTTGGTGATGGTCTTCAGGGTGGTGCAGTCGTCCGGGTCCACGAAGGCCAGGTCCTTCACGTACAGGATGTCCACGATGTTGGACCTCTCGTCGTCGTACACAGGGATCCTGGTGTACCCAGACTCCATGATCTCAGACATGGTGTTGAAGTCCAGCACGGCGTCCATCTGGATCATGAAGCAGTTCCCCACCGGGGTCATGACATCCTCCACGGTCTTGGTGCGCAGCTCCAACGCTCCTTGGATCATATTCATCTCCTCCTTCACCAGGTCATTGTAGGGCTCCGTGACCTTCAGCATCTCCACCAGCTTCTCCCTGTTATACACAGTGCCTATCTCCTGGCCCAGCAGCACGTCCAGCAGCTTGCTGACTGGGAAGGACACTGGGAAGGTGAGGAACATGAAGAACTTGGTCACCATGATGGTGTTGGCACCCACTGCCAGGCCGTGACGCGAGCACAGCGCCTGTGGCACAATCTCTCCAAAGATGACAATGCCCACTGTGGAGGCCACTACTGCACCCAACCCGGACCCGATCAGGTCATCCAGGAGGATGGTGAGGGTGGTGTTGACCAGGACGTTCCCCAGAAGCAAGGAGCACAGCAGGTAGTTCCCCTTGCTGCGGATGGGTTCTATCTTCCGTGCGTCGTTGCGCTCCTTGTCGGTGCCGCAGCTCTGCACGATGCGCAGCTCCATGGGGTCCAACGCCATCAAGCCCAGGTTGAGCCCGCTGAACATGCCGGACAGAACCAGCAGGCAGCAGATGAGGATGAGCTGCAGCCACATGGGCAGCAGGGACTTCTTCTCCTCCAGAACCAGCAGCCGGCCGTCGCTGCCGCCCAGCAGAGCCCAGGTCCCGGCGCGGCGGACGCACAGCGCGTACTCCTTCTGCGGCTCGCTCTTCCGCAGCGGCTTCACGCGCAAGGTGAGCACACCTGAGGAACCGCGACCGCTCACGTTCATGAAGCTCCCCACGGTGATGTCCTTGGTGAAGTCTGCACAgtcctcctcgtcttcatcctcctcctcttcctctgagagCTCCGTGAAGCGGATCTGCGTCCAGGTACCGGAGTGCATCTGCAGCCCGTAGAACCGGAGCTGCACGGTGCTCTCCTCGGTCACCTGGATGACGCCGTCGTCGTTGGTGCCGGACGGCTTGTCGCTCCTCTCCAGCCGCATGCCGAGCACCTGGCTGccgcttcctcctcctcctcctcctcctcctcctcctcctcctcctcctcctcctccccctcctccggCCGCCGCCGTCTCCGTGCGTCCTCCCATCGCGGTCCAGAGGAAGATCACGACGGCGAGGACGCACCCGTGCTGCCCGCTGCTCCGCTCTGTCGCCATGTTTGTTTCACTGCTCTGTCGACCCGGTGGATGACGTCATTTACTCATGTCCGAGCAGCTCCGCCCCCCCaccggtcacacacacacacacacacacacacacacacacacacacacacacacacacacacacacacacacacacacgttatcaCCGCCTACCGGACAGCGACAGGTAGAGCTAAtacactccctcctcctcctcctcctcctcctcctcctcctctctctccatcacacacatgcttttttCTGCAGCAGGTAAACATCCCCAAATTATGCAtgcacccccccccaccctgcaCCCTGCAccctgcaccccccccccccccccccaccctgcaCCCTGCACCCTGCACCCCCACCCTGCACCCTGCACCCTGCACCCTGCACCCCCACCCCTGCACCCCCCACCCTTATGTCTCCCGGGGCAATGCGGCACAGAGGatggagatgctgctgctgctgctgtccagcGGTCTCTCCTCCTCCGAATGTATCCGGAGCCAGCTGCTGTTATGTAAAGGCGCATGGCATCTGTGCACCTCCTccctcatcacctcctcctccatcacctcctccctcctccatcacctcctccacctcctccatcacctcctccctccctcctccctcctccatcacctcctccccccATCACCTGCTCCTcccccatcacctcctcccccctccctcctccacctccctcctccatcacctcctccctaccccatcacctcctcccccatcacctcctccccatcacctcctccccatcctccatcacctcctcctcctccatcacctcctcctcctccatcacctcctcccccatcaccctcatcactcctcctccatcacctctcctcctccatcacctcctccctcctccatcacctcctccccctccatcacctcctccctccatcacctcctcctcctccatcacctcctcccccatcacctcctccccatccccatcacctcccctcctccatcacctcctccccatcctccatcacctccctcctccctccatcacctcctcctcctccatcacctcctccctcctccatcacctcctccccaTCCCCCCTCCCcatcacctctcctcctcctcctcccccatcacctcctccctccatccatcacctcctccccatccctcctccctcctcccctccctcctcctccatcaccacctcctcctcctccatcacctcctccccacctcctcctccatcacctcccctcctcctcccctcctcctgcaCTCCAGCACTGAGCCCGGTCTGCTCTGCAGCTGGGACTTCATCTGTCTG from Anoplopoma fimbria isolate UVic2021 breed Golden Eagle Sablefish chromosome 14, Afim_UVic_2022, whole genome shotgun sequence encodes the following:
- the LOC129102251 gene encoding LOW QUALITY PROTEIN: metal transporter CNNM4 (The sequence of the model RefSeq protein was modified relative to this genomic sequence to represent the inferred CDS: inserted 1 base in 1 codon), whose protein sequence is MATERSSGQHGCVLAVVIFLWTAMGGRTETAAAGGGGGGGGGGGGGGGGGGGGSGSQVLGMRLERSDKPSGTNDDGVIQVTEESTVQLRFYGLQMHSGTWTQIRFTELSEEEEEDEDEEDCADFTKDITVGSFMNVSGRGSSGVLTLRVKPLRKSEPQKEYALCVRRAGTWALLGGSDGRLLVLEEKKSLLPMWLQLILICCLLVLSGMFSGLNLGLMALDPMELRIVQSCGTDKERNDARKIEPIRSKGNYLLCSLLLGNVLVNTTLTILLDDLIGSGLGAVVASTVGIVIFGEIVPQALCSRHGLAVGANTIMVTKFFMFLTFPVSFPVSKLLDVLLGQEIGTVYNREKLVEMLKVTEPYNDLVKEEMNMIQGALELRTKTVEDVMTPVGNCFMIQMDAVLDFNTMSEIMESGYTRIPVYDDERSNIVDILYVKDLAFVDPDDCTTLKTITKFYNHPVHFVFHDTKLDAMLEEFKKGKSHLAIVQKVNNEGEGDPFYEVQGLVTLEDVIEEIIKSEILDESDLYTDNSNRKKVDPNKNKPDFSAFKQEGDSKVKISPQLMLAAHRFLATEVGLFSPFQITEKVLLRVLRHPDVVQELKFNESDKRSPQHFLYQRGKPVDYFILILQGRVEVEAGNENMKFESGPFSYYGVMALSSPSLAVTPPLSPSVASPPPRRLSLKRFSLFSRFPEFRSPSHAGNLNRSASLSCTERAPENVSVGGSVTQIPGTPFQYIPDFCVRALSDLQFVKITRAQYQNGLLTSRLDSTPQSPEGSHTRLDTSVSLPXVTPPGIRAPLPLATPPAKRPRANTQPPLPLPPPSSRSGALSQSTSSSSRRPSQPLLQAMPTPTNHTPLTQHPPSSMSLTVCTFNPQPAPPSSVSPKPQLSPPSPGSENGPGETTTLLSEQQNCAGPTRPSHTICHTHTESTI